In one Brassica oleracea var. oleracea cultivar TO1000 chromosome C9, BOL, whole genome shotgun sequence genomic region, the following are encoded:
- the LOC106317047 gene encoding uncharacterized protein LOC106317047: protein MGVFPGFGSWINQNSQQPLKAESKRSENVDSEEDDFKYPDKIYYDLKEEQKQNDLWHEAEKKHPWHNASPKIKVTHENGFYHMNIELTVGLAPEFLYSILIDPGSGTFRDLRKRRNLMENKSRKVLFENGPRQMTRVEKSVACNVFGVYIPISMNLIVDENRKDLMTQYKKEKVRFMKAFEGNYKVEPIFVDKERLCKKRIPMTREEYKKCSGGQGKVASKLTIDQYYQPYSPFNLPPLSWFLRGMTIKTSKSLLAQVQDTSIAVRTAIPMPKETTSNKHEKH from the exons ATGGGTGTATTCCCTGGATTTGGTAGCTGGATCAACCAGAACAGTCAACAGCCTCTTAAG GCCGAGTCCAAGAGATCTGAAAATGTCGACTCAGAGGAAGACGATTTTAAATATCCTGATAAGATCTACTATGATTTAAAGGAGGAGCAGAAGCAAAATGATCTTTGGCATGAAGCAGAGAAGAAGCATCCATGGCATAATGCATCTCCCAAGATCAAG GTGACACATGAAAATGGTTTTTACCATATGAACATAGAATTGACCGTAGGGCTGGCTCCTGAATTTCTCTACAGCATTTTGATTGATCCAGGAAGTGGTACATTTCGCGATTTGCGCAAACGGCGCAACCTTATG GAAAACAAATCAAGAAAGGTTTTGTTTGAGAATGGTCCGAGGCAAATGACAAGGGTGGAGAAATCTGTGGCTTGTAATGTATTTGGCGTGTATATACCTATCTCGATGAATCTAATCGTCGATGAAAACAGAAAAGATCTTATG ACACAATATAAGAAAGAGAAAGTAAGATTTATGAAAGCATTCGAGGGTAATTATAAAGTGGAGCCTATCTTTGTAGATAAAGAACGTTTGTGCAAAAAGAGGATACCAATGACTCGAGAAGAGTATAAAAAATGTAGTGGTGGCCAAGGAAAGGTTGCGTCAAAACTGACAATAGACCAATACTATCAGCCATATTCTCCTTTCAATCTACCGCCGCTTTCTTGGTTCCTCCGTGGGATGACCATCAAAACCTCCAAATCTCTGCTTGCACAGGTTCAGGACACGTCTATTGCAGTGCGAACGGCTATACCAATGCCAAAGGAGACAACAAGTAACAAACATGAAAAACACTAG
- the LOC106315754 gene encoding APO protein 3, mitochondrial-like, producing MQRRKRITQISLSVISKTRFSSSSIKPLTNLDFPYSKATDDDPLYADVPKPRKDKSERKPYPTPMKELIRRAKEEKELRKSQPCRVLGDPPDNGLLVPELVHVARRVHRCRASLLSGLSAIIHHHVSFHRCRFCSEVHIGKEGHGIRTCTGPGSGSRSATHVWKKGRASDVVLFPKCFHLYDRAVKPRVIHGERFTVPKISAVLELCIQAGVDLEKFPAKRRSKPVYSIEGRVVDFEEVNNGNSETAVTTTTTATPLQEDDHYTAEKKSLKELSVETMDSWFEMVTGVKELMGRYKVWTCGYCPEIQVGPKGHKVKMCKATKHQMRDGMHAWQEATIDDVVGPNYVWHVRDPDASALDNSLQRFYGKAPAVVELCVQGGAPVPDQYKSMMRLDVVYPQRDEVDLVA from the exons ATGCAGAGAAGAAAGCGGATCACGCAAATCTCACTCTCCGTAATCAGCAAAACGCGCTTCTCATCTTCTTCCATCAAACCCCTAACCAATCTCGACTTCCCCTACTCAAAAGCCACCGACGACGATCCTCTCTACGCCGACGTGCCCAAGCCTCGGAAGGATAAATCGGAGAGGAAGCCTTATCCCACTCCGATGAAGGAGCTGATTCGTCGCGCCAAGGAGGAGAAAGAGCTCAGAAAATCGCAGCCCTGTCGAGTACTTGGAGATCCGCCGGATAACGGTTTGCTCGTGCCGGAGCTCGTCCACGTGGCTCGCAGAGTTCACCGTTGCCGCGCCTCGTTACTCTCCGGGCTCTCTGCAATCATCCATCACCATGTCTCTTTTCATCGCTGCAG ATTCTGCTCTGAGGTTCACATTGGCAAGGAAGGTCACGGAATCAGGACTTGCACAGGCCCCGGAAGCGGTTCAAGAAGCGCGACTCATGTATGGAAAAAAGGAAGAGCTAGCGACGTCGTCTTGTTCCCAAAATGTTTTCACCTCTACGACCGTGCTGTCAAACCGAGAGTCATCCACGGCGAGAGGTTCACCGTCCCTAAGATCTCTGCGGTTCTTGAGTTATGCATACAGGCAGGCGTAGACCTCGAGAAGTTCCCAGCGAAGCGAAGATCCAAACCCGTTTACAGCATCGAAGGACGGGTCGTAGATTTCGAAGAAGTCAACAACGGGAACTCAGAAACTGCAGTTACCACTACTACTACAGCTACACCTTTACAAGAAGATGATCATTACACTGCAGAGAAGAAGAGCTTGAAGGAGTTAAGCGTTGAGACAATGGACTCATGGTTTGAAATGGTCACAGGGGTCAAGGAACTGATGGGGAGATACAAAGTCTGGACTTGTGGTTACTGTCCAGAGATTCAAGTGGGTCCCAAGGGACACAAAGTGAAGATGTGTAAAGCGACAAAGCATCAGATGCGAGACGGAATGCACGCGTGGCAAGAAGCGACTATTGACGATGTGGTCGGTCCAAACTATGTGTGGCATGTTCGGGATCCAGATGCTTCTGCTCTTGACAATAGCTTGCAGAGGTTTTATGGGAAAGCTCCTGCGGTTGTGGAATTGTGTGTGCAAGGTGGTGCACCAGTGCCTGACCAGTACAAGAGTATGATGAGGCTCGATGTGGTTTACCCCCAACGTGATGAAGTCGATCTAGTCGCGTGA